TGTCCCAGCAGTTTTCCCTGAGCGACCCGGCGAGCCAGTGGGTCATCGTCAACAAGCGCCGGCCGCTGACCCCCTTGCAGTTTGTCCCTGCCGACTTGGCCCAGCCACGCGTGCAGCTGGCAGTCAGCGGAGAGGCGTCCCTGCTCAACAGCACCACCGCCGGAGCAGCCGAAGAGCTCTTCGCGGCAGCCGCCTCGGCCGGCGTCACCATGACTTTGGCGTCCGGTTACCGTTCTTTCCAGACCCAAACGGCCACGTACAACGGCTACGTGAGCACCCGCGGCCAGGCCTCGGCGGACACAGCTTCCGCCCGTCCCGGCTTCTCGGAACACCAGACGGGTTGGGCGTTCGACATCGGAGACGGCGGCGGGGCGTGCAGCTTCGAGCCCTGCTTCGCTGACCAGCCGGCCGCCGTTTGGGCCAAGGCAAATGCGTACAAGTACGGCTTCGTTGTCAGATACCCGTGGATGCTCAATGAAATCACCGGGTATTACTACGAACCGTGGCATTTGCGATTCATCGGGGTTGAGGCTGCGACGGATATGGCCAAGCGGGGCATCGGCACCCTCGAGGAGTACTTTGGACTCGACGCGGCGCCAGGCTACCCATAGAGGTTGATTAACCGGGGAACTTCCCGACACTCCTGGGAATTGAACGGCTGCTCACTTCGAATTCACAAGCATGCACTAGCTTGGTGCCATGTTGAGTGGATTTAAGAATTTCATTCTGAAGGGCAACGTCGTAGACCTTGCCGTAGCCGTCGTCATGGGCGCCGCCTTCGGTGCAGTGGTTGATGCACTCGTCAAGAACGTCCTCATGCCGCTGATCGCTGCCTTGGTTGGATCCCCCAACTTCGACAGTTTCGCGAAGGTAACCATCAACGGAAATGACCTGCAGTTCGGGGTTTTGCTGACCGCGATCGTCAACTTCGTCCTGGTAGCCGCCGCAATCTATTTCGTCGTGGTAGCACCGATGAACCACCTCATTGAGCGCCGCAACGCCAAGTTGGGCATCTCGGAAGATGAGCCGGCGGCCGATCCCACGGTCACGCTCCTCACCGAGATCCGCGACAACCTGGTCCAAAGGTAAGCCGCTGAAATAACTGTGGCCCGCCTCCACACGGAGACGGGCCACAGTTGTTTGGTGCTTTCGGGCCTAGAGAGCCACTTCGCGTGGAATAGCGAGGCGGTCTTCGACGACGCCGGCCAGTTCAGTGCATATGCGGGTGGCGGTTTCCATGTCCGCGGCCTCCACCATCACGCGCACCAGCGCTTCCGTGCCCGACGGCCGCAGGAGCACCCTGCCGGTGTCACCAAGTTCGAGTTCGGCGGCAGCCACCGCAGCGGCCACGCCTTCGTCCGTGGCGGCACGTGACTTGTCCACGCCCTTCACGTTGATCATGAGCTGCGGCAGCTTGGTCATGGCACGGGCGAGGTCTTGGAGGGTGCGGCCTGTCCCGGCCACCTGGGCGGCGATCTGCAGACCGGTCAGGACGCCGTCGCCAGTGGTGGCGTAATCGGAGAAGATCACGTGGCCCGACTGTTCTCCCCCAAGGCTGAAGCCGCCTTCGCGCATTGCCTCCAGCACGTACCGGTCCCCCACCGCGGTCTCACGGAGGGTGATTCCCGCGTCGCGCAAGGCGATCTTGAGCCCGAGGTTGCTCATCACCGTGGCTACCAGGACGTCATCCTTCAGCTTTCCGGACGCTTTCAGCGCAAGGGCCAGGATCGCCATGATCTGGTCGCCGTCAACCTCGTTGCCTTCGTGGTCCACGGCCAAGCAGCGGTCGGCGTCGCCGTCGTGCGCTATGCCGAAGTCCGCACCGTGCTTGACGACCGCTTCCTTGAGCTGGCCAAGGTGGGTGGAACCGACGCCGTCGTTGATGTTCAGACCGTCGGGTTCCGCGCCGATCACCACCACTTCGGCGCCCGCGCTGGCGAAGACCTGCGGGGAACAGCCGCTGGCTGCACCGTGGGCGCAGTCCAGCACAACCTTGAGACCCTCGAGGCGGTGCGGCAGGGTGCCGAGCAGGTGGACGATGTATCGGTCCTCGGCGTCCGAGAAACGCTGGATGCGGCCAACCTCGCCCCCCACTGGGCGTGAGGGTTCCTTGCCGAGCTGGGCCTCGATCGCGTCTTCCACCTCGTCCGGGAGCTTCTGGCCGCCGCGGGCAAAGAACTTGATTCCGTTGTCCGGCGCCGGGTTGTGCGAGGCCGAGATCATGACGCCGAAATCGGCATCGAGATCGGCGATGAGGTAGGCCGCGGCGGGAGTGGGCAGCACACCGGCGTCGTACACGTCGATTCCGGAACTCGAAAGTCCGGCTTCCACGGCTGCGGCGATAAACTCCCCGCTGGCGCGCGGATCCCGGGCGACCACGGCGCGGGGCCGCGTTCCGTTGGCCGCACGCTCGTGGCCAAGGACCACCGCGGCAGCTTGGGCCAACTGAAGAGCAAGCTCCGCGGTGAGCAATCCATTGGCGAGACCACGCACGCCATCTGTTCCAAATAATCTAGCCATCGCGTTCCAGTCTAGACGACGGTTGCGGGGGTCGAGGGAAGGCGGCCCGCCGACCCTGCCTCTACCTCTTCAGCGGCGCGAGCGCAAGAGTGGAACTACTTGACTTGCGTCTTATGCTCCACTCTAGTAATGCCCCTTAACAAGTATCTACGATTACCGCATGACACCTAGCTCTGGGGGCTTGGCGCTCGAAATAATTGTCCCCGTTTTCAACGAGTCCGCCATACTCGAAAGAAGCATTTGCCTGCTTTCTAACGACGAGTGCCGGGAATTGTTGGCTGGCTCCACCATCAAGCAGTTGGCAGTTTGAGCAACAAATCCAGCAAGATTCCCGGACGGGCAGCCCCTGGCGCCGTCCTCGGAGGCCGCTTTCAAGCCATTCTTAAGTGGTTTCGTGGGGATCCCTCGAACGCCGCGTGGGTGCGCCTGGCGCTTCTGGGTCTCCTGGTCTTTACCTCGGTCCTCTACATGTGGGGACTTGATAGCAATGGCTGGGCCAACGCTTACTACTCAGCTGCCGCCATGGCCGGGTCGGAAGATTGGACGGCCTTCTTCTACGGGTCCTCGGACCCAGGTAATGCAATAGCCGTTGACAAGCCACCGATGGCTTTGTGGATCATGTCCCTGTCCGTGCGCATTTTCGGACTCAACTCATGGAGCCTCCTCCTCCCACAGGCACTGATGGGAGTACTCAGCGTCTATTTACTTTATCGAATGGTGCAGAAGAGGATCGACCCTGTAACTGGCCTGCTTGCGGGACTTTTTTTCGCAGTTACCCCCGTTGCCACCGTGATGTTTCGATACAACAATCCGGATGCCCTGCTGACTCTGCTCATGATCGGGGCCGCTTACACCGCCCTCGAGGCAATCGACAGTGGTAAATTGCGGTGGTTGCTCGCGGCAGGAGCCCTGATCGGCGCAGGGTTCCTAGCCAAACAACTTCAGATCCTGCTCATCGTGCCGGCCCTGGGAGTAACTTACTTCGCTTTTTCCCGTGCCCCAATCATCAGGAGGTTCGTGCATTTATGTGGGGCTTTCCTGGTTGCAGCCTTTACAGGCGGCTGGTGGTTTGTTCTCGTTCAGCTAACAAATCCGTCGTCGCGGCCCTTTATTGGCGGTACAAGGAAGAACAGCGTTATAGAGCTCACGGTGGGGTATAACGGTCTGGATCGTTTGACCGGCGAGGCCGCTGTTCGATCCATGACCCCAGGAAATTCAGACGATCTCCAAGCCGGGTTCCAGCGATTTCTTCAACCACAATTTTCCGGCCAATTCGGCTGGTTCCTGCCACTTGCCCTCGCCGGAATCTGTATCATTTCTTGGTTTTTGTGGAAGCGCACTGGCGGGGCACCGAAACGCTATCTCCTGCTCTTGTGTGCCATCTGGTTTGTAACTTCGGCCACGGTCCTTGCCTTCATGTCTGGGATCGTCCACCCCTACTACTCAATGGTCGCCGTGCCATCGTTGAGCTGTCTGGCCGCCTTTGGGTTCATTCACCTCCTGCGGTTCAGAAGACACTGGAAACCGCGGTTTGGCCTCGGATTAGCCCTCCTGGGTTGCATGATATTTGCCTATGTCTCCGCTGTACGTTCCACCAGCGATTTCCCTTGGTTTCCGCAGACGCTTCTTATCCTGGGATCCGTGTCCATCGCAGTCCTGCTCATCCCCGCCACGGGACTTCGTACGCAATGGATCTCCATTGCCGTGCCCCTGTTCACGCTGTTGGCGGGCCCAGCGCTCTGGTCGATAAATACCGCCCTGAGCCCTCACGTCGGCGCTGAGGTAATAGCTGGTCCGAGCATCCTGCATATCCGCACAGACAGTCCGGACAGGCAACAGTTACCACCAAACCTAGCGCCGACACTCTTGATTCTTTCCTATGGCGACATCCCCGTGCCCGGCGTCGTCGATCGGCTGCGAGAGGAGCCCCCCAATGTCATTTGGCCGGCAGCCATGGTTGGTTCTGAATCCGCGGCGAACTACCAGCTTGCGAGCGGAAGGGCGGTGATGCCGGTGGGGGGCTTCGATGCAACCGACCCATTTCCAACGCTTGAAACGTTCCAGGAACTGGTTCATGCTGGCCGCATCGGGTCCATGGTTATCCAGAAACTGCCGCAAACCACATTAGATGGCCATGGTGAAGCCGCCCGAATAGTCGACTGGGTGAGCACTCATTTCAAGGCAGAAATGATCGATGGGGCGCATTACTACAGACTCCGCCCTTAGTCACCTTCTGTTTCACCTGCGCTTAAAACGACAGCAGCCCGTCCCGCCGAATGGCGGGACGGGCTGCTGAGCAAGCATTTTCAGCGCTTGTGGAGCCGAGCGCGTAAAACGCGCTGAGGGCCCCGGACGGTGGTCGCGCCAGCGGCCACCGTCCGGGAAAGCGCGGTTAGCGCTTGGAGTACTGCTGAGCCTTGCGTGCCTTCTTGAGACCAGCCTTCTTACGCTCGATGACGCGTGCGTCACGACGCAGGAAGCCGGCCTTCTTCAGGGTGGCGCGGTTGTTCTCGGTGTCGATCTCGTTCAGTGAACGGGCGATGCCGAGACGCAGTGCACCGGCCTGGCCGGAAATGCCACCACCGTGGATGCGGGCGAAGACGTCGTAGGCGCCGTCAAGATCAAGGATCTTGAAGGGCTCGTTGACGTCCTGCTGGTGCAGCTTGTTCGGGAAGTAGTTGGCCAGTTCGCGGCCGTTGATGATCCACTTGCCGGTGCCGGGCACGATGCGAACGCGTGCAACAGCTTCCTTACGACGGCCAACTGCGGCGCCGGCAACGGTCAGTGCCGGGCGCTCCTTCTTCGGCGCTTCTGCTTCCGCAGGACCGCTCTCCGAGGTGTAGCTGGTCAGGTTTTCCTCAGCCACAACGGCCTCGGTGGTCAGTTCTTCGTTCTGAGCCACGATTCTCCTTGATTAAAAGTTGTTTGGTGGCCAGGACTACTGGGCGACCTGGGTGATTTCGAAAGTCTTGGGCTGCTGGGCGGCGTGCGGGTGCTCTGCACCGCGGTAGACCTTCAGCTTGCCCAGCTGCTGTGCAGCGAGGGAGTTCTTCGGGAGCATGCCCTTGATGGCCTTCTCCACGGCGCGGACCGGGTTGGATTCCAGCAGCTCCGCGTAGTTGACGGAGGTCAGGCCGCCCGGGTAGCCGGAGTGGCGGTATGCGCGCTTCTGCTCCAGCTTGGCGCCGGTCAGGGCGACCTTTTCAGCGTTGATGATGATGACGAAGTCGCCCATGTCCATGTGGGACGCAAAGGTCGGCTTGTGCTTTCCGCGCAGCAGTGTTGCGGTCTGGCTGGCAAGACGACCAAGGACAACGTCGGTGGCATCGATGACGTGCCACTGGCGGTTGATATCGCCGGGCTTCGGGGTGTACGTACGCACGGTTTTGCCTCGTTCTTGTTCTGGCGTTCATGTTTTAGGCGGCACGCTTGAAGCGTGTGCCTACTAGGTATGCGTTACCGGAGCAGAGGTGAGGGCTCTATGTACCAGTTATCCCGAAGTCCCGATATGCCTGTCGAGTTAACGATCCTGCAACTGGATCCCCAAGCGGGCATGTGTCATCGAGAAAGGACACGCACAACGACTATCAACAATAGCGGCAACGAGCTCCAGGGTCAAAATAGGCTGGAAACCATCGTGAACGACTGAGACCATTCCTGAGCTCCTAGGAGATGCCATGACAGCAACTGCCGCCCAGCCCTTGCTTGTGGCCGCCTTCGGGCTCCTGGGGCTCCTCACAAGCCCTCTCGCGGAGCTTCTGATAGCCCGTTCCCTGCCGCGGCTTGGCGGACTCCCCTCCCCCATTATCCGGATCACGACGGCGGTGGCCACCGCCGCGCTGTTTGCCCTCCTGACGCTCCGGTTCGGATTCGCACCGGCTCTCCCCGCCTACCTGGTTTTAGCAGCGATGGCAGTGCAGCTGTCACGCGTGGACTTGGCACACCATTTGCTTCCAAACCCGCTGATCCTGCTGCTGCTTGCGGCCGGCCTTGTCTTGTTGTTCATGTCCGCCATGTTGGCGCCGGACTGGTCTGCCCTGCTTCGCGCGGCTGCTGGAGGCGTCATTTTGTTCCTCGGATACTTAATTCTTGGATTAATTTCTCCTGGAGGCCTCGGAATGGGCGATGTGAAGCTCGCAGCGCCACTCGGAATGTACTTGGGCTACTTGGGCTGGAGCCAAGTGTTCTACGGGGGACTGCTGGGCTTCGTGGTTGGCGGGGTGATGACGGTGCTGATGTTGCGCGTCAAGCGCGGAATCAAGCCATCTGAGGCGGCACACGGGCCCGCTATGTTCGCCGCGGCCATTGGAGTGGTACTTCTTATCGCTTGAGCCTGCGGCACGCCTCCCCCGGTTTCCCTCATCCCACAGGGGTCCCATACGTGTCAGTAACCGGGTGGTACTTAGCCAGAAAAACCGAGTACCAGCGCAGGCCCTTTCGAGTAGTTGACGCCTCCGGTACCACGAAAGACGAGTACCACTACGCATTGTTTGTTAACCCTCCCAGGGGCAATTCTTGTCCTAACGAAATCCGATCCGCTAAACGGGATATGCGAGCGGCAGGAATTCGTAGACAAAATCACTTATCTGGGAAAGGTTTTTCCAATGTCAACTCTCATGATCCACACCCTCGCATTCATCGCCGGCGTAAAAGACCGGTTCTCCTCCGAAAAGGGCGCGACTGCCGTTGAATACGGCTTGCTGGTTGCACTGATTGCCGCGGTCATCGTCGGCGTCGTTGCAACCCTCGGCACACAAATCAACACCGCCTTCACCACAATCTCCGGCAGGCTGTAAAAATCCGATGAAGACCCTGATAACGGGAGCGCTGTCCCTTAGATGGTGGGCACAGCAGTTGGTCAGGTCCGAAAAGGGTGCGACGGCCGTCGAGTACGGCTTGCTTGTGGCACTAATCGCGGCCGTCATCGTTGGCGTCGTTGCAACCCTCGGCACGCAGATCAACACGGCCTTCACCACAATCTCTAGCCAGCTCTAACAACTAGAGACACAGCAATGAGCCCAGGGGCGGCCAGGACAGTTCGGGCGTCTGCTCCGACTGGCAATGACCGCCCCTGGGCTCTTCATTTTGGTAATCACTTTCGTCAAGGAGCGGTTGTGAAAGGTCTCAAGTCCCACGTTGGCGCTTTCTCATCGCGGCTGAGGAAAATTCTCGGGGCCGCAGATGGCTCCGAAACCGGGGCGAGCGCCGTCGAATACAGCCTTCTGGTCGTGTTCATCGCCACCGCCATAGTCGTAATCGTTGGCACCCTCGGCCTTCAACTCGTACCAGGATTTCAACAAGTTGTGGCGGGCCTGTGATGAGGACCCGGCACAACACCAAAGCCAATCGTCGTTCTCCGCGGGAATCGGGTGCCGTCGCAGTCGAATTCGCCCTCGTTCTTCCTATATTCCTTGTACTCGTGTTGGGGATTGCCGAGTTTAGTAGGGCTTTCAACATTCAAGTTTCCCTCAGCGAAGCAGGACGTGAAGCCTCACGCTACGCGGCCATTCACTGTTCCGAGTCAACCTACAGCGTTGCGGCCGCGCAAAGCGCGGGGATTGCTGCAGCGCCTTCCGTTGCTCTGGGGGCGTCAAACATCTCCATCACCTATTCCGGTACTGGTACTTGCGATCCGGCAAACAACGCAATAGCCACGGTGAGCTACACCACTCCGTGGATGACCGGTTTTCCTGCTCTCATTCCAGGGATGCCCTCCTCTCTCTCAATAGGCGGAAAAGGGGTCATGCGATGCGGCGGATAAGAATTGACAATCCGGAGCGCGGCGTCATCGCTCCGATGACGGCATTCCTCATGGTCTTCTTGCTCGGCATGGCGGCATTCGCCGTTGATGTCGGGTCCATGTACTCGGAGCACTCGCAGCTCCAAAATGGCGCAGACGCGGCAGCCCTCGCCATCGCCCAAAGGTGCGCAAAACTGCCTGCCGGCACCACGTGCGCCGCCGACCAATCGACAGATGCCGCACCGTTTGCCAACGGCAACACCTTGGACTCTAACGGACAAGCGATCGTGGCCACCGTCACAGGCGGCACCGTCGATGTGACCACCCAGGCCCAGGACCCGTCTGCGGGCAATCACTTCTCGCTGGTATTTGCCCACGCACTGGGCATCCAAACCGCGGATATCCGTGCGACCGCTCAAGCGAAATGGATCTACCCCACCAAAGGCCGCACAGTCCTGCCGCTCGTCTTTTCAACCTGCGAGTTCGTCGACGATGGCCTTTCACACACGATTCTGACGCAAGGAGGAGGACACGGCGCCCAGGATTGCAACGGCAGAAACCCGTCAAATCAGATCATCCCAGGCGGGTTCGCATGGCTGGCTCCTGACGCCGGCGGCGGATGCAATGTCACAGCCAACGTAGGCAGTTGGAGTCAAACAAGCACCGGCGGTTCCATACCGAACGGGTGTGGCAGCC
This genomic interval from Arthrobacter sp. FW306-2-2C-D06B contains the following:
- a CDS encoding pilus assembly protein TadG-related protein codes for the protein MRRIRIDNPERGVIAPMTAFLMVFLLGMAAFAVDVGSMYSEHSQLQNGADAAALAIAQRCAKLPAGTTCAADQSTDAAPFANGNTLDSNGQAIVATVTGGTVDVTTQAQDPSAGNHFSLVFAHALGIQTADIRATAQAKWIYPTKGRTVLPLVFSTCEFVDDGLSHTILTQGGGHGAQDCNGRNPSNQIIPGGFAWLAPDAGGGCNVTANVGSWSQTSTGGSIPNGCGSLFDSSLIGQTVALPVYGYTCAGITATGSPNWGNCTGNNVYYKITKWAGFKVLGFNFPGSSAGDISHFGPSEKGLYGTFVGYAADPTLFSGGSSTPTGNVIVIGLTK
- a CDS encoding prepilin peptidase, with translation MTATAAQPLLVAAFGLLGLLTSPLAELLIARSLPRLGGLPSPIIRITTAVATAALFALLTLRFGFAPALPAYLVLAAMAVQLSRVDLAHHLLPNPLILLLLAAGLVLLFMSAMLAPDWSALLRAAAGGVILFLGYLILGLISPGGLGMGDVKLAAPLGMYLGYLGWSQVFYGGLLGFVVGGVMTVLMLRVKRGIKPSEAAHGPAMFAAAIGVVLLIA
- a CDS encoding Flp family type IVb pilin, whose translation is MKTLITGALSLRWWAQQLVRSEKGATAVEYGLLVALIAAVIVGVVATLGTQINTAFTTISSQL
- the glmM gene encoding phosphoglucosamine mutase; translated protein: MARLFGTDGVRGLANGLLTAELALQLAQAAAVVLGHERAANGTRPRAVVARDPRASGEFIAAAVEAGLSSSGIDVYDAGVLPTPAAAYLIADLDADFGVMISASHNPAPDNGIKFFARGGQKLPDEVEDAIEAQLGKEPSRPVGGEVGRIQRFSDAEDRYIVHLLGTLPHRLEGLKVVLDCAHGAASGCSPQVFASAGAEVVVIGAEPDGLNINDGVGSTHLGQLKEAVVKHGADFGIAHDGDADRCLAVDHEGNEVDGDQIMAILALALKASGKLKDDVLVATVMSNLGLKIALRDAGITLRETAVGDRYVLEAMREGGFSLGGEQSGHVIFSDYATTGDGVLTGLQIAAQVAGTGRTLQDLARAMTKLPQLMINVKGVDKSRAATDEGVAAAVAAAELELGDTGRVLLRPSGTEALVRVMVEAADMETATRICTELAGVVEDRLAIPREVAL
- the mscL gene encoding large conductance mechanosensitive channel protein MscL, coding for MLSGFKNFILKGNVVDLAVAVVMGAAFGAVVDALVKNVLMPLIAALVGSPNFDSFAKVTINGNDLQFGVLLTAIVNFVLVAAAIYFVVVAPMNHLIERRNAKLGISEDEPAADPTVTLLTEIRDNLVQR
- a CDS encoding TadE/TadG family type IV pilus assembly protein, with product MRTRHNTKANRRSPRESGAVAVEFALVLPIFLVLVLGIAEFSRAFNIQVSLSEAGREASRYAAIHCSESTYSVAAAQSAGIAAAPSVALGASNISITYSGTGTCDPANNAIATVSYTTPWMTGFPALIPGMPSSLSIGGKGVMRCGG
- the rpsI gene encoding 30S ribosomal protein S9; this encodes MAQNEELTTEAVVAEENLTSYTSESGPAEAEAPKKERPALTVAGAAVGRRKEAVARVRIVPGTGKWIINGRELANYFPNKLHQQDVNEPFKILDLDGAYDVFARIHGGGISGQAGALRLGIARSLNEIDTENNRATLKKAGFLRRDARVIERKKAGLKKARKAQQYSKR
- a CDS encoding Flp family type IVb pilin — translated: MKGLKSHVGAFSSRLRKILGAADGSETGASAVEYSLLVVFIATAIVVIVGTLGLQLVPGFQQVVAGL
- a CDS encoding glycosyltransferase family 39 protein, with protein sequence MSNKSSKIPGRAAPGAVLGGRFQAILKWFRGDPSNAAWVRLALLGLLVFTSVLYMWGLDSNGWANAYYSAAAMAGSEDWTAFFYGSSDPGNAIAVDKPPMALWIMSLSVRIFGLNSWSLLLPQALMGVLSVYLLYRMVQKRIDPVTGLLAGLFFAVTPVATVMFRYNNPDALLTLLMIGAAYTALEAIDSGKLRWLLAAGALIGAGFLAKQLQILLIVPALGVTYFAFSRAPIIRRFVHLCGAFLVAAFTGGWWFVLVQLTNPSSRPFIGGTRKNSVIELTVGYNGLDRLTGEAAVRSMTPGNSDDLQAGFQRFLQPQFSGQFGWFLPLALAGICIISWFLWKRTGGAPKRYLLLLCAIWFVTSATVLAFMSGIVHPYYSMVAVPSLSCLAAFGFIHLLRFRRHWKPRFGLGLALLGCMIFAYVSAVRSTSDFPWFPQTLLILGSVSIAVLLIPATGLRTQWISIAVPLFTLLAGPALWSINTALSPHVGAEVIAGPSILHIRTDSPDRQQLPPNLAPTLLILSYGDIPVPGVVDRLREEPPNVIWPAAMVGSESAANYQLASGRAVMPVGGFDATDPFPTLETFQELVHAGRIGSMVIQKLPQTTLDGHGEAARIVDWVSTHFKAEMIDGAHYYRLRP
- a CDS encoding M15 family metallopeptidase; translation: MAQPRVQLAVSGEASLLNSTTAGAAEELFAAAASAGVTMTLASGYRSFQTQTATYNGYVSTRGQASADTASARPGFSEHQTGWAFDIGDGGGACSFEPCFADQPAAVWAKANAYKYGFVVRYPWMLNEITGYYYEPWHLRFIGVEAATDMAKRGIGTLEEYFGLDAAPGYP
- the rplM gene encoding 50S ribosomal protein L13 — encoded protein: MRTYTPKPGDINRQWHVIDATDVVLGRLASQTATLLRGKHKPTFASHMDMGDFVIIINAEKVALTGAKLEQKRAYRHSGYPGGLTSVNYAELLESNPVRAVEKAIKGMLPKNSLAAQQLGKLKVYRGAEHPHAAQQPKTFEITQVAQ
- a CDS encoding Flp family type IVb pilin, translating into MSTLMIHTLAFIAGVKDRFSSEKGATAVEYGLLVALIAAVIVGVVATLGTQINTAFTTISGRL